Proteins from a genomic interval of Stenotrophomonas sp. 24(2023):
- the rlmN gene encoding 23S rRNA (adenine(2503)-C(2))-methyltransferase RlmN yields MNEVVQTPAIQPLPKSAPTAGKQNLLDLDRAGLEQFFVDVLGEKKFRAHQVMKWIHHRYVTDFDEMTDLGKVLRAKLQAHAEVVVPNIVFDKPSADGTHKWLLAMGVDGKNAIETVYIPDKTRGTLCVSSQVGCGLNCTFCSTATQGFNRNLTTAEIIGQVWVAARHLGNVPHQMRRLTNVVMMGMGEPLMNFDNVVRAMSVMRDDLGYGLANKRVTLSTSGLVPMIDRLSTESDVSLAVSLHAPNDALRETLVPLNKKYPIADLMASCARYLRANKRRESVTFEYTLMKGINDKPEHARELARLMRQFDNAVQAKDSGKVNLIPFNPFPGTRYERSEEAHIRAFQKILLDSNVLTMVRRTRGDDIDAACGQLKGQVMDRTRRQAEFNKTLQAGKGRDAAA; encoded by the coding sequence GTGAACGAGGTCGTACAGACACCCGCCATCCAGCCGCTGCCCAAGTCGGCGCCCACGGCTGGCAAGCAGAACCTGCTCGACCTCGATCGCGCGGGCCTGGAGCAGTTCTTCGTCGATGTACTTGGCGAAAAGAAATTCCGTGCCCACCAGGTGATGAAGTGGATCCACCACCGCTACGTCACCGACTTCGATGAAATGACCGACCTCGGCAAGGTCCTGCGCGCCAAGCTGCAGGCCCATGCCGAGGTTGTCGTCCCGAACATCGTGTTCGACAAGCCCTCCGCCGACGGCACCCACAAGTGGCTGCTGGCGATGGGCGTGGATGGCAAGAACGCCATCGAGACCGTGTACATCCCGGACAAGACCCGCGGCACGCTGTGCGTGTCCTCGCAGGTCGGTTGCGGCCTGAACTGCACGTTCTGCTCCACCGCCACCCAGGGCTTCAACCGCAACCTGACCACCGCCGAGATCATCGGCCAGGTGTGGGTGGCGGCGCGCCACCTGGGCAACGTGCCGCACCAGATGCGCCGCCTCACCAACGTGGTGATGATGGGCATGGGCGAGCCGCTGATGAATTTCGACAACGTCGTGCGTGCCATGAGCGTGATGCGCGACGACCTGGGCTACGGCCTGGCCAACAAGCGCGTGACCCTGTCGACCTCCGGCCTGGTGCCGATGATCGACCGCCTGTCCACCGAGAGCGACGTCTCCCTGGCAGTGTCGCTGCATGCGCCCAACGATGCGCTGCGCGAGACCCTGGTGCCGCTCAACAAGAAGTACCCGATCGCCGACCTGATGGCGTCGTGCGCGCGGTACCTGCGCGCCAACAAGCGCCGCGAATCGGTCACCTTCGAGTACACCCTGATGAAGGGCATCAACGACAAGCCCGAGCATGCCCGCGAGCTGGCCCGCCTGATGCGCCAGTTTGACAATGCGGTGCAGGCCAAGGATTCGGGCAAGGTCAACCTGATCCCGTTCAACCCGTTCCCCGGCACCCGCTACGAGCGTTCGGAAGAAGCGCACATCCGTGCGTTCCAGAAGATCCTGCTGGACAGCAACGTGCTGACGATGGTCCGCCGCACCCGTGGCGATGACATCGATGCGGCCTGCGGCCAGCTCAAGGGCCAGGTCATGGATCGCACCCGCCGCCAGGCGGAGTTCAACAAGACCTTGCAGGCGGGGAAGGGGCGCGATGCTGCGGCCTGA
- the pilW gene encoding type IV pilus biogenesis/stability protein PilW: MLRPDRLWPALIAGALAVVAGGCGKGAERVQRGAGTTAPEYVVRDSAQVRRQVQYQDQLALAGRDLQAGNLESAEKRARAALKIDGSAPDAWGLLAGVADRRGQVAQSGELFRKAADMAPERGDVLNNYGAWLCQHGRPAESLAWLDRAIAAPGYATPEVAQANAGSCALDAGQSVRAERDLRAALVRMPANPVALEAMAQLSLQRGQYLEARAFAERRLSAAPATRSVLQLASQIEARLGDQAAADRYLQRIGKEFPQDAGS; encoded by the coding sequence ATGCTGCGGCCTGACCGCCTCTGGCCAGCCCTGATCGCAGGTGCGCTGGCCGTGGTGGCCGGCGGCTGCGGCAAGGGGGCTGAACGCGTGCAGCGCGGCGCCGGTACGACGGCGCCGGAATACGTGGTGCGCGACAGTGCGCAGGTGCGCCGCCAGGTGCAGTACCAGGACCAGCTGGCGCTGGCGGGTCGCGACCTGCAGGCCGGCAACCTGGAGTCGGCGGAAAAGCGCGCGCGTGCCGCCCTCAAGATCGATGGCAGCGCGCCCGATGCCTGGGGCCTGCTGGCCGGAGTGGCCGACCGTCGCGGCCAGGTCGCCCAGTCCGGTGAACTGTTCCGCAAGGCGGCGGACATGGCCCCGGAGCGGGGTGATGTGCTCAACAACTATGGCGCCTGGCTCTGCCAGCATGGCCGGCCGGCCGAATCACTGGCCTGGCTCGACCGTGCGATCGCCGCGCCGGGGTATGCCACGCCCGAGGTCGCCCAGGCCAACGCCGGCAGCTGTGCACTGGATGCCGGGCAGTCCGTGCGTGCCGAGCGCGACCTGCGCGCCGCACTGGTGCGCATGCCGGCCAACCCGGTCGCACTGGAAGCCATGGCCCAGCTGAGCCTGCAGCGGGGCCAGTATCTGGAGGCGCGGGCCTTTGCGGAGCGGCGGCTGTCGGCTGCACCCGCAACGCGTTCCGTGTTACAACTTGCGTCTCAAATCGAAGCGCGGCTCGGCGATCAGGCGGCAGCCGATCGTTATCTGCAGCGAATCGGCAAGGAATTTCCGCAGGATGCGGGCTCCTAA
- a CDS encoding RodZ domain-containing protein: MIDDQTVSAFETAAGCGQRLRQAREAAGLTLDDVGQRLRMPVQVVRSLEEEQWQRLGAPVFVRGQLRSYAKLLGVDEREVLAQAQVGPVVPPTLVSHTHTPRARRIAENLGRRALYVGITAVLAVPVWFATRGHFDGSAPAPSTASLDVIPATVPVTPPSEAGTAPTAVAEPAAAKPAPAPYIASLTPVPRPAAPAAASLELSFSGDSWVDITAPDGSTVEKALIKAGQTRSFSPGQVGRMVLGNATVVEVQQNGSKVDLAPYQRANVARFQVSSEGSVVPVSH; the protein is encoded by the coding sequence GTGATTGATGACCAGACTGTGAGCGCCTTTGAGACTGCCGCCGGTTGTGGCCAACGCCTGCGCCAGGCGCGCGAGGCGGCCGGACTGACCCTGGACGATGTCGGGCAGCGCCTGCGCATGCCGGTACAGGTCGTCCGTTCACTGGAAGAGGAACAGTGGCAGCGCCTGGGCGCGCCGGTCTTCGTTCGTGGCCAGCTGCGCAGCTATGCCAAGCTGCTGGGGGTCGATGAACGCGAAGTGCTGGCCCAGGCCCAGGTCGGCCCGGTGGTGCCGCCGACCCTGGTCAGCCATACCCATACCCCGCGGGCGCGCCGCATCGCCGAAAACCTCGGACGGCGGGCCCTGTATGTGGGCATCACCGCCGTGCTGGCCGTGCCGGTGTGGTTTGCCACCCGGGGGCATTTCGATGGCAGCGCGCCAGCCCCGAGTACCGCATCGCTGGACGTGATCCCGGCCACCGTGCCGGTGACGCCGCCCAGCGAGGCCGGTACCGCGCCGACCGCCGTTGCTGAACCGGCCGCCGCCAAGCCGGCCCCGGCCCCGTACATCGCCTCGCTGACCCCTGTCCCGCGCCCGGCCGCCCCGGCGGCGGCATCGCTGGAGCTGAGTTTCAGCGGCGACAGCTGGGTGGACATCACCGCCCCCGATGGCAGTACGGTGGAGAAGGCGCTGATCAAGGCGGGCCAGACCCGCAGCTTCAGCCCCGGCCAGGTTGGCCGCATGGTGCTGGGCAATGCCACCGTGGTCGAGGTTCAGCAGAACGGCAGTAAGGTCGATCTGGCGCCTTACCAGCGAGCCAACGTGGCCCGCTTTCAGGTATCCTCTGAAGGCTCCGTTGTCCCGGTTTCGCACTGA
- a CDS encoding tetratricopeptide repeat protein, with translation MAIDDLLDEHEQSERVRSWLRKNGASILGGVVIAIGAIAGWQWWQKDQGDKLALANVEYQKALTGLQQNKLDDAAKAVKALDGSTGIYGDLAALQLAKAQVDAGKNEEALATLRALKVEGDLKRVVDLRIARLLVATGKGEEAVKLLGSATDSSTLEIHGDALMAQGKRDAAREQYEKALKTLDVAAPQRRLLEIKVMDAGGTVAATPAESV, from the coding sequence ATGGCGATCGACGATCTGCTCGACGAGCACGAACAAAGTGAACGTGTCCGCAGCTGGCTGCGGAAGAATGGCGCCAGCATCCTGGGTGGCGTAGTGATCGCCATCGGTGCCATTGCCGGCTGGCAGTGGTGGCAGAAGGATCAGGGCGACAAGCTGGCCCTGGCCAACGTGGAATACCAGAAGGCCCTGACCGGCCTGCAGCAGAACAAGCTGGATGATGCTGCCAAGGCCGTGAAGGCGCTGGACGGCAGCACCGGCATCTACGGTGACCTGGCCGCCCTGCAGCTGGCCAAGGCCCAGGTCGATGCCGGCAAGAACGAAGAAGCGCTGGCTACCCTGCGCGCCCTGAAGGTCGAAGGCGATCTCAAGCGCGTGGTCGACCTGCGCATCGCCCGCCTGCTGGTGGCGACCGGCAAGGGTGAGGAAGCGGTCAAGCTGCTGGGCAGCGCCACCGACAGCAGCACCCTGGAAATCCATGGCGATGCGCTGATGGCGCAGGGCAAGCGTGATGCTGCCCGCGAGCAGTACGAGAAGGCGCTCAAGACGCTGGACGTGGCAGCGCCGCAGCGGCGCCTGCTGGAAATCAAGGTCATGGATGCCGGCGGCACTGTCGCGGCCACCCCTGCGGAGTCGGTTTGA
- the bamB gene encoding outer membrane protein assembly factor BamB yields MNQMVMMKRVATVLVLGLALSGCSTVKGWFAGKDAAAKKAQEPVELVKFEPSAKVDKIWTANLGKGERRIGVRQGPVVANGHVFAAAITGGVHALDLQTGKKVWTWEPTKEKKKPKLRISGGPGVGENLVVVGTLDGQVIALDINDGSEKWRARVPGEVIAAPAVAQGTVFVRSNDGRITAFDASNGTQKWFNPSELPALTVRGNAPVVAGPGVLFIGRDDGSVTSLAMADGRTVWEQNVGSPEGRTELERMADVDGAPVLDGTTLYVSSFKNQTMAIEGPSGRPMWARDHGGAGGVAVSSALVFVTDSKGGVFGLDKPSGSAMWSQDGLARRSVTGPVLQGDYVVVADYKGFVHWLKASDGAFAARAKSGGDAVLAQPVVADGVLLVQNVDGKLTAFRLAN; encoded by the coding sequence ATGAATCAGATGGTCATGATGAAGCGCGTCGCCACCGTGCTCGTGCTGGGCCTGGCCCTGTCGGGCTGCAGCACCGTCAAGGGCTGGTTCGCCGGCAAGGACGCGGCCGCCAAGAAGGCGCAGGAACCGGTCGAACTGGTGAAGTTCGAACCCTCGGCGAAGGTCGACAAGATCTGGACCGCGAACCTGGGCAAGGGCGAGCGCCGCATCGGCGTGCGCCAGGGGCCGGTCGTGGCCAATGGCCATGTGTTCGCCGCGGCCATCACCGGTGGCGTGCATGCCCTGGACCTGCAGACCGGCAAGAAGGTCTGGACCTGGGAGCCGACCAAGGAAAAGAAGAAGCCCAAGCTGCGTATTTCCGGTGGCCCGGGCGTGGGTGAGAACCTGGTGGTGGTCGGTACGCTCGACGGCCAGGTGATCGCGCTGGACATCAACGATGGCAGCGAGAAGTGGCGCGCCCGCGTGCCGGGTGAAGTGATCGCCGCCCCGGCGGTCGCCCAGGGCACCGTGTTCGTGCGCAGCAACGATGGCCGCATCACCGCCTTCGATGCCAGCAACGGCACCCAGAAGTGGTTCAACCCCAGCGAACTGCCGGCGCTGACCGTGCGCGGCAACGCGCCGGTGGTGGCGGGCCCGGGCGTGCTGTTCATCGGCCGCGATGACGGCTCGGTGACCTCGCTGGCGATGGCCGACGGCCGCACGGTGTGGGAACAGAATGTCGGCAGCCCCGAAGGCCGCACCGAGCTGGAGCGCATGGCCGACGTCGATGGCGCCCCGGTCCTGGATGGCACCACGCTGTATGTGAGCAGCTTCAAGAACCAGACCATGGCCATCGAAGGCCCGAGTGGCCGCCCGATGTGGGCGCGTGACCACGGCGGCGCCGGTGGCGTTGCCGTATCCTCGGCCCTGGTCTTCGTCACCGACAGCAAGGGTGGCGTGTTCGGGCTGGACAAGCCCAGCGGTTCGGCCATGTGGTCGCAGGACGGGCTGGCCCGTCGCTCGGTCACCGGCCCGGTGCTGCAGGGCGACTATGTGGTCGTCGCTGATTACAAGGGATTCGTGCACTGGTTGAAGGCTTCCGATGGCGCCTTCGCGGCACGGGCCAAGAGCGGCGGTGATGCCGTGCTGGCCCAGCCGGTCGTCGCCGACGGAGTACTGCTGGTGCAGAACGTGGATGGCAAGCTGACCGCCTTCCGGTTGGCAAATTAA
- the der gene encoding ribosome biogenesis GTPase Der, protein MLPLVALVGRPNVGKSTIFNALTRTRDALVHDQPGVTRDRNYGVCRLDEDNHFLVVDTGGIAEEEEGLAGATTRQARAAAAEADLILFVVDAREGTSAMDDEILAWLRKLSRPTLLLINKIDGTDEDSVRSEFARYGFAEMLTVSAAHRQGLDDLLDEVIQRLPEEGSGEELDNDPNRIRIAFVGRPNVGKSTLVNRILGEERMIASDVPGTTRDSIAVDLERDGRDYRLIDTAGLRRRSRVDEVVEKFSVVKTMQSIEQCQVAVLMLDATEGVTDQDATVLGAVLDAGRALVIAINKWDGLTEYQREQAETLLSLKLGFVPWAEVVRISAKHGSGLRELFRAVHRAHDSANKTFTTSEVNKALEVAYETNPPPTIRGHVSKLRYVHPAGANPPTFIVHGTRLKELQESYKRYLENFFRKRFKLIGTPVSFIFREGANPYEGKKNVLTERQVKAKRRLMKHVKGK, encoded by the coding sequence ATGCTGCCTTTGGTCGCCCTGGTTGGACGGCCGAATGTCGGCAAGTCGACCATCTTCAATGCTTTGACCCGCACGCGTGACGCCCTGGTCCATGACCAGCCCGGCGTCACCCGCGACCGCAACTACGGCGTCTGCCGCCTCGACGAGGACAACCACTTCCTCGTCGTGGACACCGGCGGTATCGCCGAGGAAGAGGAAGGCCTGGCGGGCGCCACCACGCGCCAGGCCCGTGCCGCTGCCGCTGAAGCCGATCTGATCCTGTTCGTTGTCGATGCCCGCGAAGGCACCTCGGCGATGGACGACGAGATCCTGGCCTGGCTGCGCAAGCTGTCGCGCCCGACGCTGCTGCTGATCAACAAGATCGACGGCACCGACGAGGACAGCGTCCGTTCGGAGTTCGCCCGTTACGGCTTCGCTGAAATGCTGACCGTGTCGGCCGCCCATCGCCAGGGTCTGGACGACCTGCTGGATGAAGTGATCCAGCGGCTGCCGGAAGAGGGCAGCGGCGAGGAACTGGACAACGACCCCAACCGCATCCGCATCGCCTTCGTCGGCCGGCCCAACGTGGGCAAGTCCACGCTGGTCAACCGCATCCTCGGCGAAGAACGCATGATCGCCTCGGACGTGCCGGGCACCACCCGCGATTCGATCGCCGTGGACCTGGAGCGTGACGGTCGCGACTACCGCCTGATCGATACCGCAGGCCTGCGCCGCCGTTCGCGCGTGGACGAGGTCGTCGAGAAGTTCTCGGTGGTCAAGACCATGCAGTCCATCGAGCAGTGCCAGGTGGCCGTGCTGATGCTCGATGCCACCGAAGGCGTGACCGACCAGGACGCCACCGTGCTGGGTGCGGTGCTCGACGCCGGCCGTGCGCTGGTGATCGCCATCAACAAGTGGGACGGGCTGACCGAGTACCAGCGCGAGCAGGCTGAAACGCTGCTGTCGCTGAAGCTGGGCTTCGTACCGTGGGCCGAAGTGGTGCGCATCTCGGCCAAGCACGGTTCGGGCCTGCGCGAGCTGTTCCGTGCCGTGCACCGTGCGCATGACTCGGCCAACAAGACCTTCACCACCAGCGAAGTGAACAAGGCGCTGGAAGTGGCCTACGAGACCAACCCGCCGCCGACCATCCGCGGCCACGTCTCCAAGCTGCGTTACGTGCACCCGGCCGGCGCCAACCCGCCGACCTTCATCGTGCACGGCACGCGCCTGAAGGAACTGCAGGAATCGTACAAGCGCTACCTGGAGAACTTCTTCCGCAAGCGCTTCAAGCTGATCGGCACCCCGGTGAGCTTCATCTTCCGCGAAGGCGCCAACCCGTACGAGGGCAAGAAGAACGTGCTCACCGAACGGCAGGTCAAGGCCAAGCGACGCTTGATGAAGCACGTCAAGGGCAAGTGA
- a CDS encoding zinc-dependent alcohol dehydrogenase family protein, which translates to MKAMVLTAFGGPDAFSLQDVPLPVPAAGEVRVRVQATSINPLDYQVRRGDYADLMPLPGITGHDVSGIVDAIGPGVTAFAPGDAVWYTPQIFDGPGSYAEYHVAAEHIVGHKPPSLTHLEAASLTLVGGTAWEALVGRAALRVGESVLIHGGAGGVGHVAIQLAKAIGARVLTTARAANAAFVRALGADGVIDYEQEDYVAAVQRLTGGRGVDVVLDTIGGDTLARSAEILAQLGRVVSIVDIAQPQNLIHAWGRNASYHFVFTRQNRGKLDELSALVERGQLRPHVGAVYPLAEIGQAHARLESPGNGLLGKIAIAVGPLASLRAEVDGG; encoded by the coding sequence ATGAAAGCCATGGTGCTGACCGCCTTCGGCGGCCCCGACGCCTTTTCACTGCAGGACGTGCCCCTGCCCGTCCCCGCCGCCGGCGAGGTGCGGGTGCGCGTGCAGGCCACCTCGATCAATCCCCTGGATTACCAGGTGCGCCGGGGCGACTACGCGGACCTCATGCCCCTGCCAGGCATCACCGGCCATGATGTCTCCGGCATCGTCGATGCCATCGGCCCGGGGGTGACCGCCTTCGCGCCTGGCGATGCCGTCTGGTACACGCCACAGATCTTCGATGGCCCAGGCAGTTATGCCGAATACCACGTGGCCGCCGAGCACATCGTGGGCCACAAACCGCCGTCGTTGACCCACCTGGAGGCTGCCAGCCTCACCCTGGTCGGTGGCACGGCCTGGGAGGCGCTGGTCGGCCGGGCAGCGCTGCGTGTGGGTGAGAGCGTGCTCATCCACGGCGGTGCCGGCGGCGTAGGCCACGTCGCCATCCAGCTGGCCAAAGCGATCGGTGCCCGGGTCTTGACCACCGCGCGGGCCGCCAATGCCGCCTTCGTGCGCGCGCTGGGCGCCGATGGGGTGATCGATTACGAGCAGGAGGATTACGTGGCGGCGGTGCAGCGCCTGACCGGTGGCCGGGGCGTGGATGTGGTGCTGGACACCATCGGCGGTGACACGCTGGCGCGCAGTGCCGAGATCCTGGCCCAGCTCGGCCGGGTGGTCAGCATCGTGGACATCGCCCAGCCGCAGAACCTGATTCATGCGTGGGGGCGCAATGCCAGCTACCACTTCGTGTTCACCCGGCAGAACCGCGGCAAGCTGGATGAGTTGAGCGCGCTGGTCGAACGCGGCCAGCTGCGGCCCCACGTCGGTGCGGTGTATCCGCTGGCGGAGATCGGCCAGGCCCATGCGCGGCTGGAAAGTCCCGGCAACGGGCTGCTGGGCAAGATCGCCATCGCGGTCGGGCCGCTGGCGTCGCTCCGAGCGGAGGTGGATGGGGGATGA
- a CDS encoding metalloregulator ArsR/SmtB family transcription factor: MDLLDVFKALSNRTRLDILKGLKDPEKHFPPQDEGDVHTVGVCVSSIHEGVGLSQSTVSDYLATLQRAGLVEVRRIGQWTYYKRNEATIQALAAIIGKDL, from the coding sequence ATGGACCTGCTCGATGTCTTCAAAGCCCTCTCCAACCGCACGCGCCTGGACATCCTCAAGGGGTTGAAGGACCCGGAGAAGCACTTCCCGCCACAGGACGAAGGCGACGTGCATACCGTGGGGGTCTGTGTGAGCAGCATCCATGAAGGCGTCGGCCTGTCGCAGTCGACGGTGTCGGACTATCTGGCCACGCTGCAGCGGGCCGGCCTGGTCGAGGTCCGGCGCATCGGCCAGTGGACCTATTACAAGCGCAACGAAGCCACCATCCAGGCACTGGCCGCGATCATCGGCAAGGACCTGTAA
- the moeB gene encoding molybdopterin-synthase adenylyltransferase MoeB codes for MSIQELSPAQARERVAHGAVLIDVREAHERASGMAEGARGVAKGELQADPAAHLPRPGQEILLICQTGKRSADAALALAQAGYVAVASVAGGTVAWREAGLPLVQPLSSPAEQDFFDRYARHLLLPQVGEAGQRTLQNARVLVLGAGGLGAPASFYLAAAGIGHLRLADHDRVERSNLHRQIIHTDASIGQLKVDSARERLLALNPAIDVEAVAERVSSDNIDRLMEGVDVVLDGSDNFPLRYLLNDACIKHARPLVYAAIERFDGQASVFDAGRQRGAAPCYRCLFPEPPPPEFAPNCSEAGVLGVLPGLAGMLQATEVLKLLLGIGTPLTGRLLRFDALGMRFRETRIRPDPQCPVCAPGVPFPGYIDYAAFCRGG; via the coding sequence ATGAGCATTCAAGAGCTTTCCCCCGCGCAGGCGCGTGAACGCGTGGCCCATGGCGCGGTGCTGATCGATGTACGCGAGGCGCACGAACGGGCGAGCGGCATGGCCGAAGGTGCCCGCGGCGTGGCCAAGGGCGAGCTGCAGGCCGACCCGGCCGCGCACCTGCCGCGCCCGGGGCAGGAGATCCTGCTGATCTGCCAGACCGGCAAGCGCTCGGCCGACGCGGCGCTGGCGCTGGCGCAGGCGGGGTACGTGGCGGTGGCCTCGGTGGCCGGCGGCACCGTGGCCTGGCGCGAAGCCGGCCTGCCGCTGGTGCAGCCGCTGTCCAGCCCGGCCGAACAGGACTTCTTCGATCGTTACGCGCGGCACCTGCTGCTGCCGCAGGTGGGCGAGGCAGGCCAGCGCACGCTGCAGAACGCGCGGGTGCTGGTGCTTGGTGCCGGCGGGCTGGGCGCGCCCGCCAGCTTCTACCTGGCCGCGGCCGGGATCGGGCACCTGCGCCTGGCCGACCATGACCGCGTGGAGCGCAGCAACCTGCACCGGCAGATCATCCATACCGATGCCAGCATCGGCCAGTTGAAGGTCGATTCGGCCCGCGAACGCCTGCTGGCGCTGAACCCGGCCATCGACGTGGAGGCCGTGGCCGAGCGGGTCAGTTCGGACAACATCGACCGCCTGATGGAGGGCGTGGATGTGGTGCTGGACGGCTCGGACAACTTCCCGCTGCGTTACCTGCTCAACGATGCCTGCATCAAGCACGCCAGGCCATTGGTGTATGCCGCCATCGAGCGCTTTGACGGCCAGGCAAGCGTGTTTGACGCCGGCCGCCAGCGCGGCGCGGCACCGTGCTACCGCTGCCTGTTCCCGGAGCCGCCGCCGCCGGAATTCGCGCCGAACTGTTCCGAGGCCGGCGTGCTGGGCGTGTTGCCGGGCCTGGCGGGGATGCTGCAGGCGACCGAGGTGCTGAAGCTGCTGCTGGGCATCGGCACGCCGCTGACCGGCCGGCTGCTGCGCTTCGATGCACTCGGCATGCGTTTCCGCGAAACCCGCATCCGCCCGGACCCGCAGTGCCCGGTGTGCGCGCCGGGCGTGCCGTTCCCGGGGTATATCGACTACGCCGCGTTCTGCCGGGGCGGGTGA
- a CDS encoding monovalent cation:proton antiporter-2 (CPA2) family protein, translating into MAVEAATSELVKVVALLGAAVVMVPLFRRAGLGSVLGYFAAGLAIGPFGLGWFSDPQAILHTAELGVVMFLFVIGLEMRPSHLWSLRKEIFGLGTLQIVTCALVLTSIAKLFGLPWQVAFIGATGFVLTSTAVVMQLLAERGDIALPSGQKIVSILLFEDLLIVPLLALVAFMAPGADSIDGAGSRWEAVAIGAGAIVGLVLVGRFLLNPLFRVLAAAKAREVMTAAALLVVLGAALLMQLSGLSMAMGAFLAGVLLSESTFRHQIEADIEPFRGILLGLFFLSVGMALDLGVVAGNWPLIAGLVVALMAAKALCIYVVARIMGSDHAQALDRGVLMAQGGEFAFVLFSAAASAGVIDMDINANFTAVVVLSMALTPLVVLVYKRVAPKPVVDLADVDEADGLSGSVLVIGFGRFGQVASQALLARDVDVTIIDNDVEMIQSAGRFGFKIYYGDGTRLDVLHASGAATARAIAVCVDKADAADRIVELVAHEFPQAKLLVRSFDREHSLRLIHAGVDFQIRETFESAVLFGQAALIELGADEDDALEISEQIRRRDAERFELEMAGGGLSAGAKMVYGNSAQGVPTPTPFTAPKRASRTLNPQDVPEEEE; encoded by the coding sequence ATGGCGGTAGAAGCAGCGACCAGCGAGCTGGTCAAGGTCGTCGCCCTGTTGGGCGCAGCAGTGGTGATGGTGCCGCTGTTCCGTCGCGCAGGGCTGGGCTCGGTGCTGGGCTATTTCGCCGCCGGGCTGGCGATCGGACCGTTCGGGCTGGGCTGGTTCTCCGACCCGCAGGCGATCCTGCATACCGCCGAACTGGGCGTGGTGATGTTCCTGTTCGTCATCGGCCTGGAAATGCGGCCCTCGCACCTGTGGAGCCTGCGCAAGGAAATCTTCGGGCTGGGCACGCTGCAGATCGTCACCTGTGCGCTGGTGCTGACCAGCATCGCCAAGCTGTTCGGCCTGCCGTGGCAGGTCGCCTTCATCGGCGCCACCGGCTTCGTGCTCACTTCCACCGCGGTGGTGATGCAGCTGCTGGCCGAGCGCGGTGACATCGCGCTGCCGTCGGGGCAGAAGATCGTCTCCATCCTGCTGTTCGAGGACCTGCTGATCGTGCCGCTGCTGGCCCTGGTCGCCTTCATGGCACCGGGGGCGGACAGCATCGATGGCGCGGGCTCGCGCTGGGAAGCAGTGGCCATCGGTGCCGGTGCGATTGTCGGCCTGGTGCTGGTCGGCCGCTTCCTGCTCAACCCGCTGTTCCGTGTGCTGGCCGCGGCCAAAGCGCGCGAAGTGATGACCGCCGCGGCGCTGCTGGTGGTACTGGGTGCAGCGCTGCTGATGCAGCTGTCGGGCCTGTCGATGGCAATGGGCGCCTTCCTGGCCGGCGTGCTGCTGAGTGAATCGACCTTCCGCCACCAGATCGAAGCGGACATCGAGCCGTTCCGCGGCATCCTGCTGGGCCTGTTCTTCCTCAGCGTGGGCATGGCGCTGGACCTGGGCGTGGTGGCCGGCAACTGGCCGCTGATCGCCGGGCTGGTGGTCGCGCTGATGGCGGCCAAGGCGCTGTGCATCTACGTGGTGGCGCGCATCATGGGCAGCGACCACGCGCAGGCGCTGGACCGTGGCGTGCTGATGGCGCAGGGCGGCGAATTCGCCTTCGTGCTGTTCTCGGCGGCCGCGTCGGCCGGCGTGATCGACATGGACATCAATGCCAACTTCACCGCCGTGGTGGTGCTGTCGATGGCCCTGACCCCGCTGGTGGTGCTGGTCTACAAGCGCGTTGCGCCCAAGCCGGTGGTCGACCTGGCGGATGTGGACGAGGCCGATGGCCTGTCCGGCAGCGTGCTGGTGATCGGCTTCGGCCGCTTCGGCCAGGTGGCCAGCCAGGCACTGCTGGCGCGCGATGTGGACGTGACCATCATCGACAACGATGTGGAGATGATCCAGAGCGCCGGGCGCTTCGGCTTCAAGATCTATTACGGCGATGGCACCCGCCTGGACGTGCTGCATGCCTCCGGCGCGGCGACCGCCCGGGCCATTGCCGTGTGCGTGGACAAGGCCGATGCCGCCGACCGCATCGTGGAACTGGTGGCCCACGAATTCCCGCAGGCCAAGCTGCTGGTGCGTTCGTTCGACCGCGAGCATTCGCTGCGCCTGATCCATGCCGGCGTCGATTTCCAGATCCGCGAAACGTTCGAATCGGCCGTGCTGTTCGGCCAGGCTGCGCTGATCGAGCTGGGCGCCGATGAGGACGACGCGCTGGAGATTTCCGAGCAGATCCGCCGCCGCGATGCCGAGCGGTTCGAACTGGAAATGGCCGGTGGCGGGCTGAGTGCCGGCGCCAAGATGGTCTATGGCAACAGCGCGCAGGGCGTGCCGACACCGACCCCGTTCACCGCGCCCAAGCGCGCCAGCCGCACCCTGAACCCGCAGGATGTGCCGGAAGAAGAGGAGTGA